The segment CTAAGAAGTGTTTGGTTTACAGAATTTTTAGGGGGAGTTCAAAATTCtttctttcccctttttttttttctagaatcaAATTTGAAAGATTCTGGATCGAGAAATCAAGGTAACAATTTTGATTGCATCAAGGACAAAAATTGGGtaaagaaaagtgcaatcttttcattaatcaatgtaataaaaatttaaggagacgttttattatttagttaattaaaattactgttatttataaataataagtaTATTATTAGAGAAATGCCACGATTACAAGTCAGTATGGGAGATACAGTGACAAGCTTGGTGTAGGAGTAGTGTatagagtgttttttttttttctttgatgggTTCTAGTCCTTATCAGATACGATTTATATGGTTTCAATTATTatgattttcataaaatatgGTAAAGCTCAATTGAGCTtactattttcataaaatataatagAGTTTCAATTGAgctattcagcaaaaaaaaaaaaaaaaaaagttcaattaaGCTTACTGCTGTCGTATCGCCTACAAGCTGTATTATTAGGTACCTTTCTCCCATTTCTCTCATGTAGTGTATTTGAGTTAATCTCAATGAGAGCATGCGTTGTGAATTTTGGAGAAGTTTATATGGTTTCCTTGCTGTTTAGAAGATTCTTCCGTTGTCGTAATTAGTAGGGAATTATGAATGGACAGAAATTTGTTAAGTGCAGAATTGGAAAATTGAGTCATAGGTACCTAACAATTGGTAACCAATTTCCAAATTCTTGACGTAGCAGATAATTACATGAGAAACAGAGTTTTCAACAGAAAATGGGCCCTCATATTAATTTGCAGAATAGTCTTAGCTCCAATGAAACAAAATCATAGAAACACAGACACGATGTGGAACTTGATAGGTGGTTAAGGTGTTTCAATGCTTGagatatagatatatttttatttttattttttattttattaagtatttttaGCGGAGGTACCTTTAgaacaattattaataaactatttaagaaaagttttgacaccactttcgtgaaaaatataaaaaaccattaaaaaaaattaatttcttttttcactttccaaaaaagtttctaaaaatatttaacaaactaATGCCCTTAGgcatccattaactttttccCTATTTTTGTTACcactattataatttttttttttttttttttttggctaagccactattataattaaattgaaGTAAAAAGTTGTATAGGACCTATTGCAATTTTGTTCAACAGATAACGTATtctattattattcatttatttgtaGCTATTAAAAGAGTTGTGGTGACTACCACAAGATCAAAAAAGTGCAATCTTTTCATTAGTcaatgtaataaaaatttaaggaGACGTTTTCTTATTTAGTTAATTAAAATTACTGCCATTTACAAATAATAAGTATATTTATTAGAGAAATGCCACGACTACAAGTCAGTATGGGAAACACAGTGACAAGCTTGGTGTAGGAGTAGCGTATagagtgtttttcttttcttttctttgagggGTTCTAGTCCATATCACTATCAGATATGATTTATATGGTTTTAATTATTatgattttcataaaatatgGTAAAGCTCAATTGAGCttactattttcaaaaaatataaaaaagtttcaattgagttattcagcaaaaaaagaagaagttcaatTGAGCTTACTGCTGTCATATTGCCTACAAGTTGTACTATTAGGTACCTTTCTCCCATTTCTCTCATGTAGTGTATTTGAGTTAATCTCAATGAGAGCATGAGTTGTGAATTTCGGAGAAGTTTATATGGTTTTCTTGCTCTTTAGAAGATTCTTCCGTTGTCGTAATTAGTTGAGTTTATGGGAATTATGAATGGACAGAAATTTGTTAAGTGTAGAATTGGAAAATTGAGTCATAGGTACCTAACAATTGGTAACCAATTTCCAAATTCTTGATATAGCAGATAATTACATGAGAAACAGAATTTTCAGTAGAAAATGGGCCCTCATATTAATTTGCAGAATAGTCTTAGctccattgaaacaaaatcatAGAAACTCCGACACAATGTGGAACTTGTTAGGTGGTTAAGGTGTTTCAATGCTTGTGagatatagatttttatttatttattaagtgtTGTTTGCGGGGTACCTTTAgaacaattattaataaactatttacgaaaagttttgacaccactttcgtgaaaaaaatatataaaaaaaaaaaaaaaaccattaaaaaaaccattaatttcttttttctctttccaaaaaagtttctaaaaatatttcacaaactaatgcccttagggcatccattaactttttccttatttttgttaccacggagaaaatgggcaaataccCTTTTTCTCGAAATTAAACATTCGTTTGCCCTCTTTctgaaactaaatagggaattgcccctcttttgtaactcgacaatatagaaatcgagttttaatgaataactCGATATTATTATAGTCGAGTTAGTCTGACCTTTCGAATTTTCccgaataaaaaaatgtttgtgtagACGGCCATAACTCGGGAAActggaaatcgagttatgtTCAGCGGTTTGAATCAATAGGACCCTAACGTCTCACAACGCTATTCAGTCACTCACTCTCTCTGTACACTCTCTTTCCCTCGCTCTCTGCCATCACTCTCTCTCCACACTCTGTCTCTCTCGCTCTGCGATCAGGCTTCCCCACTCTTCCTCGAGTCTCCATCAGTCGTCGTTGGTTCCCGCCGCCGCTGATTACAGGTACGGTCCTCTCCCTCTGAAATATTTTCTGACGTTGGTTAATGTTAGGTTGCGTTTTGtgtgggattttgattattttgttgaaacttaaggaagtagtaaatttactaatgaagatgagaattttgttgtcttttatatgctgcaatgatgattttctcattaatgagtttaaatgtgcttggggttttgatgaggggttttggcaaatcgagtggtgttataacttatattttcagaaatagttaattaataattatccgAAGCTTTAAGAAGTGATTTAAATAGttctgaaataattttttttatggcaagttcttatttatttaagaagtgATGTTGAAAATCTTGTGCTCAAAATATAATGTCTTACTGAAtctatgcttttattttatattaaatgtggtTTACTTGTTAGAAAATTGCTAACAATGTATTTGCTGCCATGTCAGATATGCAGGCACTAGATAGAGTGCGGCCTGGACCCGATGTGGATACCCAGTTGGCCCAGCAGCCGAATCATCGGTCAAGTCCACTTTGGAGGTGCGCCGCTGACGAGGTATGTAGTAGTATTATTAATAcatgtttgttttataattacCTCGTGTTTAATCTCCTAACAGAATACTCGTCCGTGTGCAGGAGGCGCCTGGCATGATAAAGGTTCGACGCCGTAAATGTGTATTGCCACAGGGTGGGTTAGATCCACGTATCATGCAACACATAGATGCAGCAGGGTTGACTGGTTTATTCAAGGTTCCTGATATGGAGGTCGACCACGCCTTGATCACGGCGTTGGTTGAGCGGTGGCGTCCGGAGACGCACACGTTCCACTTACCCCATGGAGAAATGGGTATCACCTTGCAAGATATGGAGGTGATGCTGGGGCTTCCGGTGGATGGGTTGCCTGTCACTGGGAAGACAGACTACAAATGGAGTGAGCTGTGCGAACAGTTGTTGGGCCATAAACCTCCACCCCCGATACCAAACTCAAACAAGTCTACCCTTGCTGGGGCGAGGATAAGATACACCTGGCTTGATGCACAGTTTGCCGCTCCCTTAGTTGTGGACGCTGCTGACGAAGTCGTGCAGCAATATGCCCGCTACCACCTACTTGTACGGATGGGGGCCCTCTTGTTCATGGACAGGTCTGCGGACCGGGTCTCACTGCTGCCTCTGCAGTTGCTCAACCCAGTCAGCAATGCGAGACGGTATAGCTGGGGTAGTGCAGCATTGGCCTGGCTGTATAGGCAACTTTGTGGTGCATCGAAGAAGGATGCGATGCAGATTGGAGGAGCACTCTTGTTGGTGCAGCTATGGGCCTATTCAAGGTTCCCACAATTATGCCCTGTTGTGAGGCCGCCTCTACCGCCAGTGCACTCAGGGCCCCTTGCCATTAGGTACGTTCATTGAGTTCTCGTTATTTGTCtctttcatataattaaaaGTATGCCAAACTAACAAACGAAAGAAACTTATCAATGCTTAGTATATGGATgtgaaatataaaagcaaagtttGTTAAATGTAAGGTTCAGTAATGAGCATTTGTCGACATCTCATGTTTGGTAGGTGGAGCGGGCCAAAATGCACCGCAGAGCATGCCACACACGTCCTTGCTGCGTACCGGGCGTCACTGGCTACAGTACGGGCCGAGCAGGTATTCGGTTAATTTAGTTTGAATTCTTATGACCACGTTTCCCTCAATTCTTATAACTACGGGCCGAGCACGTTTTCCTCAAATGCACCGCACATGCTTTTATTttcgtttccctcaattttatattattttgaattcttggATTGTTGTAGGAATGAGTTGATTTCATAATACCATCCAATCATTTTGTTTGGTACTTGGATTTCCATCCCATCATTTAACTCAATTGGAATGTCCATCGTGAAGTACTTCACATTAGAACTTCCATTTGTAGCACCTGCATGAATACTTGCTCGTCCTtacataaagtaaaacaaaagtaaaaaattcttgaatgttAAATCAAAGGGTTTTTTCCAAATTGGGTTGGATTGAAGGGTTTTTTCCAATGCAACCCAACTAACATGACTCAGGTTAAGTTGGGTTAAATCAAtgggttatatataaatttagtcatatatatataaagtagaatTTGGCTATATTCTTCATTATGTACGGAAACGTTTGTGATTTacacggaaaaaaaaaaaaaaaacacagaataaATTGTCCCTTTTCCAAGATGTTTGAAGCATGTGCAACATGCGCAAAACATTGAGCATGAAGTCTTCGTTTAGTGCAAGGCAGTGAGTTCAAACTTGTGttgcaaccaaaaaacaaaaactccacCAATTGTTACAAATGTCATTAAGCTGATGCAATGAAGAGAAGACGCACATATTggattatgtaattggttataaTTCAATGAGAAATGAATTTACCTAATAGTATACCAAAGATGATCAGATTTGTCTTTGGTTGTATTTGTGTGCTCAAGTAATTCATTTGATTTTAATGATGCATCTTCGAAACTGACGATGACATCTTTAAATTCTTTCCAGCTACTAACTGAATCAAaagtttgtgttcattttctgATTATGTTATTATACACCGTTTCAACCTACTTAACATGAGAAAATAGAACTTTTAGCCTGCTAtgaaaatgaactaaaaaatttcaaaacaatatttcttAAGACTTTATATAAGGCGAATGATTGTAAACGCAGAACCAGCATggtcaattaaattctaaacaacAAATTTCTAACTATAAACTTGACAAATATGGGTCTTTTCAGAACAAGGGAATCAAGGCATATTAGAAtacaaatgatattttcaaaacgCATGGCCCCTGCGCAAGGATGACACGCATAAATCGAGAAatggtccaaatttttttctttccctaatCCTTgtgtgaattctgcttcactgTCTTCTTCGTTGTTTTTGCACTTTCTGCTTCTTTACATGCGTTTTGGAGTCTTGCTCAACAGGTTAGCCCAGACTtgtgctcataattcttttagagagagtttgaatctTTGATAGTTGTTATACTTCAATATTAAAgctttaaaatagaaattttttttagaactgtTGAAGCTTATTAATATTTCACACCTTCTGGATTCGCTATAGTTTTGGTGGTTGACTTAGATATTACCACAATTATATTCCAGATTTTCGTTGAATTAAATTTGCTGAGTTAGAGCTGCTCTTCACTGTTGTAATATAGTTGGCTGTTAAATctcataaaatgataaaattctttaaatttagaACGTTGGGAAAGCTGCAAATGTTAAACTacgaaaattttatctaattattGTGTAATCATGACATGAGAGCAAAAATATAACCCAAGTTTGCATTTTTGGCCTAAGTACAGAAACAGAGGGAATGATGACATTATTGATCATTGGCCCGTAAAACACATGATCACTTCTCTGGctttcattgaaatttgaaattaagcAAACTAAAGGATGGAGTTACTCTGACTTGAATGTCATAGAGTGACCATAGGCTAAGCCATTGCCATAGCTTGTCCTTGTCCAATGCTGGATGGTTGTCATTGCTTGGGTCCACACtgtgaaatttccaaaatacaaAGCCATTAGTGCCCTCCCAGTAGGAACTCGAGAGTCCAGGGTATAGGTTAAACCCTTTGTGAGATTTGGGGTTGTTTAGGATGCCAGAGTGAGCACCGAAGATAGTCTCAATTGTTGCTTTGCCTTCAAAAACTTACTAATGTTTGGAGTTTATGCATTTCACTACCCCTGTGACAGAACATAGCAATATTTAGTATTAAGTGACCATCTAAGGTTAATATAAACTTTTATGTTATCTAAACATCTGTTTGGGATGTTCTAGTTGATGGTGTTTTCATAGGTAGTCAATGTGAATCacttgtaattaattaataaaatgttatgaGCTTAAAACCATAGTTATTGCTCTGCCTAATAAGTAGACAATTTAGTATTTCTTCTTCTAACATAGGGGTATCCAGGATTACAAAAATTGTTATTGTGATGCAAAAAACATTGTTACATTGTACGTTATAAATTACCTTTGCTGAATTGAAGGTTATATTTTTACAGTCTAGTAGAATACTGTTTGACTTCGATTTACGTATTCAAGTGGTATATTTTGAATATGCACAGCCTCGATTGTCTTCTTGGAAAACAATGGCCtaagtttaaagaaacaaataattgtTAATCAGTGATATATGAGAAAACATAAAGACGCTTGACACATTACCTCTTGTTGTTGACCTAAATGAAAAGTTAGTTCGTGCTCCTTGCACCAAAGTTGGAGAGCACAATTTAATTGCAGCATGCAACTCCTTAAGTTGTCCCCACTTTAGCTGCCTTAATAgtcctaaaattattaaaagctaTGGATTATTAACGAGTActttattcatataattttagaagCGTGCAAAATATGCTGATCACCATATTCTTCAAGAGGAATGTAATTTTAGACATTGACATGATTAGTTTGAGATAACTAAAAGGCTTACGTAATTTCCAAcactaaaatttataagaaatatatatttacatagaaATATAATAACAGTATTTGATGAGGATTATACCATGTAATAATTTACATAGCTTCCATTTCTTGCAATATAAAGTGGTACTTGAAATGCAATGTCTTCAGTAGACCTTATAATAGTCATTTTGTTCTCATTCATTGAAACATTGTTAATGACTAATGCAATTAATGTAGCACAATATTTCTATTACGATAAAAAGATTTTGCGAAATCATCAACTTGGATTCATCTTACAGCCATAAGGATGCTGTAGTACCCTCCTCTAAGTTTGGTTCAGATTGAAAACCCTAGTATTTGATGGTGTCAGTTAGCTTTGAACCCTGTCCAGCATATGAACATGGGGCTGAAAATGGTGGACATGAACAACCTagatcttttaatattttttgcaggtcaattttgttgttcttttaGTTTCTGCCCAATAATCCCTGAAGATTTTGTGTACGACTAGAAGCTAGAAATTCCATGCTTTGCATATTACATATCACCTACATAATGTTAAATTAGTATGATGTCTCACTATCACAAACATAATCTACTTATGCAGATTGTATGGGAGCCGTACACGCATACGCTAGGCTCCCTACCTGCGTATTGCACTGCTGGGCAGCATATTTGGAGGGCCGAGGTGCCGTTGATATTCTTTTGGATAGTGGAGTGGCATCATCCTGAGCGAGTCCTCCGTCAGTTTGGGATGAAGCAACCAGTTCCAAGTGTCGTGGATACGTCGACTACCCTTCACAAGATATCCCTTCAGGGTAAATGGGAGAAGAACTGGGAGGTAGAACATGATCCCTTTATTCGGCAATGGGCCAACCGAGTGAATGTAGTTCGCGGGTCCGATCTCCTAGACGATGATGATACGTATCTCGTTGAGTACATGATGTGGTACAATCGCCACACAAGGCGGTACATAACACCAGAGTCTGCGTATTGGGAACTCATGGTGAGGCAACAATTCCTATTTTATGGATGAAACCATTGTTGGATTAAATATCCTCAGCAGATTTATCATGCATATTTTGAAGTCCACAATAGTTATTGTTGTTACATCTCTATAAGTTTCTCTGTCATGTTGttttaaagtgaaaaaataCTGCATGACATGTCATTATGTTTTAAAGTCAAAATACTGCATGATTTAAGTTGTTCATAACAAACTGAATTTGTCTTGATCCAATTTGTTTGCATGAGGAATGGTTAATGGGCAATGACTAATGATGACCACACCTTTGTTCATATAATTACATTCAACTTTTAAAAAgggtaggttgggttgggttttattgtattttattttaattttttttaatttttttttgtttttggttggcttGTACTTTAAAATGGACGGTGCAACTCTGTGTAGTAGTGATAAATTCGCATTTCATGATAGTTTAGATAGCCTTTCCTCCAGGACTGATTAATGTATTACATATTCCTTGATAGATATTACCTCTAGGATTGGGAAGTCCCTTACTAAACTGTTGGTAGAATGCAATTCCCAACAGCTTAAAGGTCATTTAAAATCTTGCAAGTATGCAGCAAGGAGATGTGCATTTATACTAGATTCAAGTATGATATATGTTCTAAGTTTTTGGTACTTCCCTTAATTGAAACTTGAAGCTTGcgtttgatattttcaattcatttgattTGGGCGTGTACGTTAGGAAATAATAACTTCAAAATATGTGTCCTGATTGCAATGTGATATTAATGGAGTTGTAAATCTCGTGAAGCCTAGATACAGAAGTGAAATTCTGATATTTTCACTTATGCTAAGATTGAACTTATGTACAACCAACTATACGTGTTTTTTAGAAGTATTATCTCAATGTTTAGATTGCGTAGCGATAAACATAACAGGAAACATACAACCTCTTGAGTGTTGGGTTGGAACTATAAATTCTTGCACAGGGGGGGCCAACCCCTATTTTTATACACTGTCTTTTTAAAGATGCTTCATAATTATAAGTAATATAAGGATTTCATTAGCTATGtttgctactttttcttttgattttggaacAGATTTATCCAAGTTTTGCATCATACTTGCGTTCTTGCTTTTATGACGCCCTTGTTTTGTAGGTTCGGACGATGATTAGGTCTATACCGAGGTGCGATGAAGGTTCTGACATGCACACTGACCTTACATTTACACTAGAGCTTGTGGAGGAGCTAGGCCGACTTAAATTGGCGAATGCGCTTGCAGAAGCAGTTGACATTGATAGACAGGCCCCAGTTCGTGGCGGGCAACGTGGTGGGTCTCGTGGGGGTGGACATCGTGGAGGTGGTCAAGCTGGTCGCAGCCGTACGACCGAGTCGGCTCCCATCTACGAGGAAGGGAATGAGGAGGGTGTAGAAGAGGCATGGCTTGGCACTGATTGGGTACTGTCTGATGACGACGGCAGGACACCGCGATGCACGCCTGGCGATGGTGCTGGGCCATCCCATAGCGTCGATCATCAGGGCACTGTTCCAGCCCACACTACATCCCATGGTGCTAGCACGGACTTTGAGGGCCCTCCTCGTATGTCGCCCCCAGTTTTCAGTGGATCTGCCCATGATGGTGGATGCATATTTGTCCCCACACCAGGCATGCCCACCCCACCTCTAGTGCAAGTGGACCCCACCATGTCAGCTCCATCTCAAACCGCCCACGGAGAGGCTGTACAGATTGAGCAGATACCGGCTGAGGACATTGAGCCGGTGGAGGCTTTGCGGAGATCGCGACGCCCGCGTGCGCATGCTCCCGATTGCGGGACCGGTGATGGTATGTACTTCGTCTACACTTCCCATCTTCTTGAGCTACTTGTACTGTgcatttgattgattatgttaatttaattatgctGTTGTGTCTGATGAAACAGGTAAGATTAGACCTGTCAGGGCATATGGGCGGAAACGAAAAGATCATTAAATGCCTTAGTGTATGCTTATACTTCCTGCCTATAGGTGACTGCATAGTTACGTTTCACTTTTCTTCTAAagtcgtatttttttttttagacctaaCTGCAATGGTGGACACGAAAAGGCCAT is part of the Quercus robur chromosome 9, dhQueRobu3.1, whole genome shotgun sequence genome and harbors:
- the LOC126699728 gene encoding serine/threonine-protein phosphatase 7 long form homolog, with amino-acid sequence MQALDRVRPGPDVDTQLAQQPNHRSSPLWRCAADEEAPGMIKVRRRKCVLPQGGLDPRIMQHIDAAGLTGLFKVPDMEVDHALITALVERWRPETHTFHLPHGEMGITLQDMEVMLGLPVDGLPVTGKTDYKWSELCEQLLGHKPPPPIPNSNKSTLAGARIRYTWLDAQFAAPLVVDAADEVVQQYARYHLLVRMGALLFMDRSADRVSLLPLQLLNPVSNARRYSWGSAALAWLYRQLCGASKKDAMQIGGALLLVQLWAYSRFPQLCPVVRPPLPPVHSGPLAIRWSGPKCTAEHATHVLAAYRASLATVRAEQIVWEPYTHTLGSLPAYCTAGQHIWRAEVPLIFFWIVEWHHPERVLRQFGMKQPVPSVVDTSTTLHKISLQGKWEKNWEVEHDPFIRQWANRVNVVRGSDLLDDDDTYLVEYMMWYNRHTRRYITPESAYWELMVRTMIRSIPRCDEGSDMHTDLTFTLELVEELGRLKLANALAEAVDIDRQAPVRGGQRGGSRGGGHRGGGQAGRSRTTESAPIYEEGNEEGVEEAWLGTDWVLSDDDGRTPRCTPGDGAGPSHSVDHQGTVPAHTTSHGASTDFEGPPRMSPPVFSGSAHDGGCIFVPTPGMPTPPLVQVDPTMSAPSQTAHGEAVQIEQIPAEDIEPVEALRRSRRPRAHAPDCGTGDGKIRPVRAYGRKRKDH